In one Puniceicoccus vermicola genomic region, the following are encoded:
- a CDS encoding RecQ family ATP-dependent DNA helicase produces the protein MERFFGFSQFRGPQEGIVRDMLAGKDLLVVLPTGGGKSLCYQLPALLSQGLTIVVSPLIALMKDQVDVLRARNAPVAVFHSLQSADERRETLRFLESGKCRLLYVAPERFRAAGFLESLRAHRIDRFAIDEAHCLSQWGHDFRPDYLRLGESIQALGNPPIAAFTATATPIVREDISKNLGLRDPVIRVSGFSRENLAFRVRRVSGEKEKLEAVRNLVRQWRTGIIYCATRKKVEKVSRALADQGASVISYHGGMEGNAREEAQNRFMAREYDVAVATNAFGMGIDRADVRFVIHYELPGSPEAYYQEAGRAGRDGKPAECELLYNYADRRTQEFFIEGSNPDAKLIRTVYSTLRQLADAKNELLLPIDDLVDHLPDRANPMAVSTSIGILSRTGWIQRFDVPGRRLKGTRLLRPNERASDLALDDAALREKRRRDDQKLESVISFCEHSSGCRQDWILDYFGEESKEPCGKCDYCASREDPDLRAPSSEEQLLARQILSGVARMSTRVGPRDWKARFGKGKILDCLMGVEPSGPTAEFIESLSTFGLLADQPKKRLQSIFRELEKRHYLRTDRSEGFPLLSLTERGVQVLLNGQTCHLDWDSIPNQRTARRSSRSKASKVIPELSAENAELFESLRELRREVAAERGVPAFTIFHDQTLADLAEDQPSNIDDALRIKGIGPAKVERELPLFLAKIREWSAAAS, from the coding sequence TTGGAACGGTTCTTCGGATTTTCGCAATTTCGCGGACCCCAGGAAGGGATTGTCCGCGATATGCTGGCGGGAAAAGATCTGCTGGTGGTTTTGCCGACTGGTGGGGGGAAGTCCCTTTGCTATCAACTGCCCGCTTTGCTTTCCCAAGGGCTGACTATTGTGGTCTCCCCCCTCATCGCCTTGATGAAGGATCAGGTCGATGTTCTCCGGGCCCGCAATGCACCGGTCGCTGTCTTTCACAGTCTTCAATCTGCGGATGAACGCCGCGAGACCCTCCGTTTTCTCGAATCCGGTAAGTGCCGACTTCTCTACGTAGCCCCGGAACGGTTTCGGGCGGCCGGATTCCTCGAATCTCTCCGCGCGCATAGAATCGACCGCTTTGCCATCGACGAGGCGCACTGCCTTTCGCAGTGGGGCCACGATTTCCGACCGGATTATCTTCGGTTGGGCGAGTCGATTCAGGCTCTGGGAAATCCTCCTATTGCCGCCTTTACGGCGACGGCGACTCCGATCGTCCGCGAGGATATTTCCAAGAATCTTGGTCTGCGGGATCCAGTCATTCGGGTTTCCGGATTCTCCCGGGAGAATCTCGCTTTTCGGGTGCGACGGGTTTCGGGGGAGAAGGAGAAACTCGAAGCGGTCCGGAATCTCGTGCGTCAGTGGCGAACGGGCATCATTTACTGCGCCACCCGGAAGAAGGTGGAAAAGGTTTCCCGCGCTCTCGCCGACCAGGGAGCATCCGTCATTTCCTACCATGGCGGGATGGAGGGCAATGCTCGCGAAGAAGCTCAAAACCGCTTCATGGCCCGAGAATACGACGTCGCAGTCGCCACCAATGCATTTGGGATGGGAATCGACCGCGCCGATGTTCGATTCGTCATTCACTACGAACTGCCCGGAAGCCCCGAGGCCTACTATCAGGAGGCTGGTCGAGCCGGTCGGGATGGAAAGCCCGCTGAATGCGAGCTTCTCTACAATTACGCCGACCGCCGGACTCAGGAGTTCTTCATTGAGGGGTCGAACCCCGACGCGAAACTGATTCGCACGGTTTACAGCACTCTGCGCCAGCTGGCAGACGCAAAGAACGAGCTCCTATTGCCCATCGATGATTTGGTCGATCATCTTCCGGATCGGGCCAATCCCATGGCCGTTTCGACCTCGATCGGCATTCTCAGCCGGACGGGCTGGATCCAGCGTTTTGACGTTCCCGGTCGCAGACTGAAGGGGACGCGGCTGCTTCGCCCCAACGAACGGGCCTCCGATCTCGCCCTTGACGATGCCGCCCTCCGCGAAAAGCGGCGCCGCGATGATCAGAAACTCGAATCAGTGATTTCCTTCTGCGAGCACTCCAGTGGCTGCCGACAGGACTGGATTCTGGATTATTTCGGAGAGGAGAGCAAGGAGCCCTGCGGGAAGTGCGATTATTGCGCATCGCGGGAGGATCCAGATCTCCGCGCGCCCTCCTCGGAAGAGCAGCTACTCGCCCGGCAAATCCTCAGCGGGGTGGCCCGCATGAGCACTCGTGTCGGCCCCCGGGATTGGAAGGCCCGATTCGGCAAAGGAAAAATTCTCGACTGCCTGATGGGCGTCGAACCCAGCGGCCCGACCGCAGAATTCATCGAAAGCCTCTCTACTTTTGGCCTTCTCGCCGATCAGCCCAAGAAGCGGCTACAATCTATTTTCCGGGAGTTGGAAAAGCGTCATTACCTGCGAACGGACCGCTCCGAGGGTTTCCCTCTGCTCAGCCTGACCGAGCGAGGGGTTCAAGTTCTCCTCAACGGCCAGACCTGCCATCTCGATTGGGACTCCATTCCCAACCAGCGGACTGCCCGCCGAAGCTCCCGTAGTAAGGCCTCTAAGGTGATTCCAGAATTGAGCGCGGAGAATGCCGAGTTGTTCGAATCCCTCCGGGAACTCCGCCGTGAAGTCGCTGCGGAACGAGGCGTCCCGGCCTTCACGATCTTCCACGATCAGACTCTCGCGGATCTCGCCGAGGATCAGCCGTCCAACATCGACGATGCCTTGCGGATCAAGGGAATCGGTCCCGCAAAGGTCGAACGCGAGCTTCCTCTCTTCCTGGCCAAGATTCGCGAGTGG
- a CDS encoding transposase produces the protein MRHKVEGETAYYHLMSRTVGGEALFGDREREVLRKMIWQIAEFSGIRVITYAIMKNHFHVMVEVPGEREVSDAEIVRRYRVLYPEPTPWQPMRAEVLESHLMDGTPQGDELRARLIHRMHDVSWMMKTLKHRFTRWFNQSRERFGTIWSERFKSVLVEGDRWALRTVAAYIDLNAVRAGLVEDPKDYRFCGYGEAMGGGRRARKGLQIVDPDMAGYRQTLYGVGSEERPEKCSFDRKTAVRVLEVEKGKLPLSVVLRCRVRYFTDGWVIGSPDFVRKQVEGGAQPGVRPRKAHLMRGADWGGLSVGTGLRKQLFR, from the coding sequence ATGAGGCATAAGGTCGAAGGAGAAACAGCATACTATCATCTCATGAGTCGGACAGTTGGAGGGGAGGCGTTATTTGGGGATCGGGAGAGAGAGGTTTTGCGGAAGATGATCTGGCAGATTGCTGAATTCTCCGGGATTCGGGTGATTACTTATGCGATCATGAAGAATCATTTTCATGTCATGGTTGAAGTTCCTGGGGAGCGGGAGGTTTCTGATGCAGAGATTGTTCGGCGTTATCGGGTGCTGTATCCGGAGCCGACTCCGTGGCAGCCTATGCGGGCTGAGGTTTTGGAGAGTCATTTGATGGATGGGACTCCGCAAGGGGACGAGTTGCGGGCTAGGCTGATTCACCGGATGCACGACGTTTCCTGGATGATGAAAACTCTCAAGCATCGGTTTACGCGATGGTTCAATCAGTCTCGAGAGCGATTTGGAACGATTTGGTCAGAACGTTTTAAGAGTGTTCTCGTGGAGGGCGATCGGTGGGCTTTGCGGACGGTTGCGGCTTATATTGACTTAAATGCAGTTCGTGCGGGATTGGTTGAGGACCCGAAAGACTATCGATTCTGCGGGTATGGTGAAGCGATGGGGGGTGGCCGTCGGGCCCGTAAGGGGTTGCAGATTGTGGATCCGGACATGGCGGGATATCGGCAGACGCTTTACGGGGTGGGCTCGGAGGAGCGACCGGAGAAATGCTCTTTTGACCGGAAGACTGCGGTTCGGGTGCTTGAGGTGGAGAAGGGCAAACTGCCGCTGTCCGTGGTTCTTCGCTGCCGAGTCCGGTATTTTACGGACGGATGGGTGATTGGTTCTCCCGATTTTGTTCGGAAGCAGGTTGAGGGAGGGGCCCAACCTGGGGTTCGCCCCCGGAAAGCTCATTTGATGCGGGGTGCCGATTGGGGAGGGCTTTCCGTCGGGACGGGTTTGCGGAAGCAGTTGTTTCGTTAA
- a CDS encoding dihydroorotate dehydrogenase-like protein — MSVELKTNYLGLELKHPLIVGASPLVDQLPKIRELEDAGAAAIVMHSLFEEQITSNEEGIDAHIHSHEETYAEATSYFPGDVDFALGPDTYLERIAEIKEIVSVPVIGSLNGRTPTGWTSFAKDIESAGADALELNLYFQPTDSEISSEELEAHAASTVESVCQKVSIPVAVKLSPYFSSLPHFVRRLEKAGAKAVVLFNRFYQPDIDIVNLETVPALRLSDSSELLLRLRWLAILRDRFSVDLSCSGGVHTSDDAIKAIMAGADTVQMVSSLLQKGPSHLATVLEKMTLWLGEFDYKSIADARGSMSHRNTPNPEAVERANYLKILQSWSS, encoded by the coding sequence ATGTCTGTTGAACTAAAAACCAACTATCTAGGCCTTGAGCTTAAGCATCCTCTGATCGTTGGAGCCTCTCCTTTGGTCGACCAACTTCCGAAGATCCGGGAGTTGGAAGACGCCGGGGCGGCTGCCATCGTCATGCATTCGCTCTTCGAGGAACAAATCACCAGCAACGAAGAAGGCATCGATGCCCACATTCATAGCCACGAGGAAACCTACGCGGAAGCCACTTCCTATTTCCCCGGAGACGTCGACTTCGCCCTCGGACCGGATACCTACTTGGAGCGAATCGCTGAAATCAAAGAGATCGTTTCCGTTCCGGTAATCGGATCCCTCAATGGGAGAACTCCCACCGGATGGACTAGTTTCGCGAAGGACATTGAGTCGGCGGGTGCGGATGCACTCGAGTTGAATCTCTATTTTCAACCGACCGACTCGGAGATCTCTTCCGAAGAACTCGAAGCCCATGCGGCCTCAACCGTCGAAAGCGTCTGCCAAAAGGTCTCGATCCCCGTAGCGGTTAAACTGTCTCCTTACTTTTCCTCTCTCCCCCATTTCGTGCGGAGACTGGAAAAAGCTGGGGCGAAAGCCGTCGTATTATTCAACCGCTTCTACCAACCAGACATCGACATCGTGAATCTCGAAACGGTCCCGGCTCTCAGGCTTTCGGACAGCAGCGAACTTCTTCTCCGTCTGCGCTGGTTGGCCATTCTGCGCGACCGGTTTTCCGTCGACCTATCCTGCTCTGGGGGAGTTCACACCTCCGATGACGCCATCAAGGCAATCATGGCCGGAGCGGACACCGTGCAAATGGTAAGTTCGCTATTGCAAAAGGGCCCCTCACACCTAGCAACGGTCCTCGAGAAAATGACGCTTTGGCTCGGAGAGTTTGATTACAAATCCATCGCCGACGCCAGGGGCAGCATGAGCCATCGCAACACTCCCAACCCGGAAGCAGTCGAACGCGCCAACTACCTGAAAATTCTCCAAAGCTGGTCTTCCTGA
- a CDS encoding rhomboid family intramembrane serine protease, with amino-acid sequence MSDLQEVGRYASHAEAVEDGLVVLAMGEAYWMFPDEGGYVLCVQESVREAVVLELAEVSRLRSRGRGWSIQRGDFVVQRVGILSFWVYGLILVGVFLAQWFGSVPITEDGRLDALVMVRENQWWRAVTALTLHGDVGHLVGNLAAGAGFGFWLARYLGAAWGWTLILLCGVFGNVLTALLYYPNPHLSIGASTAVFAALGLLTGFGWYHSRGGSRKGHSIPEWILPILAGLTLLGMLGAGGPRTDLIAHLCGFGSGLVVSVLVSYLPWSLPTSRSRRWIGWLPLAIIAIAWTFALS; translated from the coding sequence ATGTCAGATCTTCAAGAAGTGGGTCGGTATGCTTCGCATGCTGAGGCGGTTGAGGATGGGTTGGTGGTTTTGGCTATGGGGGAAGCTTACTGGATGTTTCCCGATGAGGGGGGATATGTGCTTTGTGTTCAGGAATCTGTCCGGGAGGCGGTGGTTTTGGAGTTGGCGGAGGTTTCTCGGCTTCGATCTCGGGGGCGGGGGTGGTCGATCCAGAGAGGGGATTTTGTGGTTCAGCGGGTTGGGATCCTTTCGTTTTGGGTCTATGGATTGATTTTGGTGGGGGTGTTTCTGGCGCAGTGGTTTGGGTCGGTTCCGATTACCGAGGATGGGAGGTTGGATGCTTTGGTGATGGTTCGGGAGAATCAGTGGTGGCGGGCGGTCACTGCCCTTACTTTGCATGGGGATGTTGGGCATTTGGTGGGGAACCTTGCAGCGGGGGCTGGGTTTGGGTTTTGGTTGGCACGCTATCTGGGAGCTGCCTGGGGGTGGACTTTGATTTTGCTCTGCGGGGTTTTCGGGAATGTTCTTACCGCCCTCCTCTACTACCCGAACCCTCATCTCTCGATTGGGGCCTCGACCGCGGTGTTTGCGGCGCTAGGGCTACTGACGGGATTCGGATGGTATCACTCTCGCGGCGGTTCCCGGAAGGGGCATTCGATCCCGGAGTGGATTTTGCCGATTCTGGCGGGGCTTACTTTGTTGGGGATGCTGGGAGCTGGCGGACCCCGAACCGATTTGATCGCCCACCTTTGCGGTTTCGGTTCGGGATTGGTGGTTTCGGTTCTCGTTTCCTATCTTCCCTGGTCCCTTCCCACCAGCCGCTCCAGGCGTTGGATTGGATGGCTTCCGCTCGCCATCATTGCAATTGCTTGGACTTTCGCGTTGTCCTGA
- the nifJ gene encoding pyruvate:ferredoxin (flavodoxin) oxidoreductase, protein MKNSQYSIHDANEAVASVAYRLSETIAIYPITPSTPMAEHCDEWSSQGKPNLWQITPEVSQLQSEGGVAGAIHGSLQAGTLSTTFTASQGLLLMIPNMYKIAGELTPFCLHVTARSLATHALSIFGDHSDVMACRQTGFALLASNSVQEAQDLAAISHAATLKSRIPFLHFFDGFRTSHEINTYQTLSDSELRDLIPMKEIHEFRQRGLTPDAPILRGTAQNPDVFFQAREAANTFYDQVPTIVEDTMETFHRITGRSYHLYEYTGAEDAEDVLILMGSGAETAEETSEWLNQQGRKTGVLKIRLFRPFSVKRFLQALPSTVRRIAVLDRTKEPGAIGEPLYQDVLSALAEGRSCLNDIESPDPIVIGGRYGLGSKEFTPAMVKAVYDNLASETPKNHFTVGIEDDVTHLSLEVGNALDIEPEDSFRAVFVGLGSDGTVGANKNSIKIIGTETDDYAQAYFVYDSKKSGAMTVSHLRFGPKPIRAPYLISNAGFVGCHQFSFIDRFDVLSYAGEGAVFLLNSPHGPEAIWDRLPRDAQQTILEKKLKFYVIDAYKVAREAKMGNRINTVMQTCFFAISGILPRDEAIGKIKGAIQKTYGKKGQAIVEKNFAAVDQSLANLHEVKISATEVTSTREMLPPVPEEAPDFVKRVTGVMLAGKGDLLPVSAFPPDGVWPTATSQWEKRGIAQAIPVWDPSLCIQCGKCSLVCPHAAIRAKAFPQSCTEELSENFRSIPYKSKEVDDFLFTIQTAPEDCTGCNLCVTVCPAKDRKNPGRKAINMTPLEDAIEQERKNYNEFLQLPEIDPAQLKLDVKTSQLRRPLFEYSGACAGCGETPYIKLLTQLMGDRLVIANATGCSSIYGGNLPTTPYTVDQNGRGPAWANSLFEDNAEFGFGIRFGIDKKAQMAREYLGMLGGTVGDNRVRDLLTAPQTNDREIAEQRARVSDLKITLSGNTDPRAVALMQLADFLVKKSVWCVGGDGWAYDIGFGGLDHVLASGKNINVLVLDTEVYSNTGGQASKSTPMGAVAKFAAGGKSQGKKDLGLVAMSYGHIYVASVALGAKDKQTLDAIAEADAYDGPSLIIAYSHCVGHGYNLNFGIDQQKKAVQSGYWPLFRFDPRRPEGGETPLQMDSSAPRIALKDYIENEVRFRMLFNSNPERAKMLHESAEGNIARRYEYYTHLAGSKTAK, encoded by the coding sequence ATGAAAAACTCCCAGTATTCCATCCACGACGCGAACGAAGCCGTCGCCTCTGTAGCTTATCGGTTAAGCGAAACGATCGCGATTTATCCGATTACTCCATCGACTCCGATGGCCGAACACTGTGACGAGTGGTCCAGCCAGGGTAAGCCCAATCTCTGGCAAATCACTCCTGAGGTTAGCCAGTTGCAATCCGAAGGCGGAGTGGCTGGGGCCATTCACGGAAGTCTGCAGGCGGGAACCCTTTCGACGACTTTCACCGCATCACAGGGTCTGCTCCTGATGATTCCCAACATGTACAAGATCGCAGGAGAGCTGACTCCCTTCTGCCTCCATGTTACCGCCCGCAGCTTGGCAACCCATGCACTTTCGATCTTCGGGGATCATTCAGACGTCATGGCCTGCCGCCAAACCGGGTTTGCCCTCCTCGCTTCAAACTCCGTTCAGGAAGCGCAGGATCTTGCCGCCATCTCCCACGCCGCCACTCTTAAATCGCGGATTCCTTTCCTCCATTTCTTCGACGGTTTCCGCACCTCGCACGAAATCAATACCTATCAGACGCTTTCCGACTCGGAACTGCGCGATCTGATTCCCATGAAGGAAATTCACGAATTTCGGCAGAGAGGCCTGACTCCCGATGCCCCCATCCTTCGTGGCACGGCTCAAAACCCTGACGTCTTTTTCCAAGCACGCGAAGCCGCTAACACCTTTTATGATCAGGTGCCCACGATCGTCGAAGATACGATGGAAACCTTCCACCGCATCACCGGACGTTCTTACCACCTTTACGAGTATACCGGAGCCGAGGATGCCGAAGACGTCCTGATCCTAATGGGATCCGGAGCCGAGACTGCTGAAGAAACCTCGGAATGGCTCAACCAGCAGGGACGCAAAACTGGGGTTCTCAAGATCCGCCTCTTCCGCCCATTCTCCGTCAAACGGTTCCTGCAAGCCCTGCCTTCGACCGTGCGTCGTATCGCAGTTTTGGACCGCACAAAAGAGCCCGGCGCCATTGGCGAACCGCTCTATCAGGACGTTCTTTCTGCCCTCGCCGAAGGCCGCAGTTGCTTAAACGATATCGAATCTCCCGATCCGATCGTGATCGGTGGCCGCTACGGGCTGGGCTCAAAAGAGTTCACTCCGGCGATGGTCAAAGCCGTCTACGACAATCTCGCCTCCGAGACACCGAAGAACCACTTTACCGTCGGAATCGAGGATGACGTAACCCATCTATCTCTTGAGGTCGGCAACGCGCTCGACATCGAACCGGAGGATTCGTTCCGCGCAGTTTTCGTTGGGCTGGGATCCGACGGAACCGTTGGCGCCAACAAGAACTCCATTAAGATCATCGGAACCGAGACCGACGATTACGCCCAGGCCTACTTCGTTTACGACAGTAAAAAGTCCGGCGCGATGACGGTTTCCCACCTGCGCTTCGGTCCGAAGCCAATCCGAGCTCCGTATTTGATTTCCAATGCAGGCTTCGTCGGCTGCCATCAGTTCTCTTTCATCGATCGGTTCGACGTCCTCTCCTATGCCGGAGAAGGTGCAGTATTCCTGCTCAACTCTCCACACGGCCCTGAAGCCATCTGGGATCGCCTGCCGCGGGATGCCCAGCAGACCATCCTCGAAAAGAAGCTCAAGTTCTACGTCATCGACGCCTACAAAGTAGCGCGGGAAGCGAAGATGGGGAACCGGATCAACACCGTCATGCAGACCTGCTTCTTCGCAATCTCGGGCATCCTGCCCCGCGACGAAGCGATCGGTAAGATCAAAGGAGCGATTCAGAAAACCTACGGGAAGAAAGGCCAAGCGATCGTCGAAAAGAACTTCGCGGCCGTTGACCAATCCCTGGCAAACCTCCACGAGGTCAAGATCAGCGCCACCGAAGTCACTTCCACCCGCGAAATGCTCCCACCCGTGCCAGAAGAAGCACCCGATTTCGTCAAACGGGTTACCGGTGTGATGCTCGCCGGAAAAGGAGATTTGCTCCCGGTCTCGGCCTTCCCGCCGGACGGAGTCTGGCCCACCGCCACCAGCCAATGGGAAAAGCGGGGCATTGCCCAAGCCATCCCGGTTTGGGACCCGAGCCTCTGTATTCAATGCGGAAAGTGCTCGCTCGTCTGCCCGCACGCTGCGATCCGCGCAAAGGCATTTCCGCAATCCTGCACCGAAGAACTCAGCGAAAACTTCCGCTCCATTCCCTACAAATCGAAGGAGGTGGATGATTTCCTCTTCACCATCCAAACGGCACCGGAAGACTGCACGGGCTGCAACCTCTGCGTAACCGTCTGCCCGGCCAAGGATCGCAAGAACCCCGGGCGTAAGGCAATCAACATGACGCCGCTCGAGGATGCAATCGAACAGGAGAGAAAGAACTACAACGAGTTTCTTCAACTCCCCGAAATCGATCCGGCTCAGCTCAAGCTCGATGTAAAGACCAGCCAACTGCGTCGCCCACTTTTCGAATACTCCGGCGCTTGCGCAGGCTGCGGGGAAACTCCTTACATCAAGCTCCTCACCCAGCTGATGGGAGACCGCTTGGTCATCGCCAACGCCACAGGCTGCTCCTCCATCTATGGAGGAAACCTCCCGACAACCCCGTACACTGTCGACCAGAATGGAAGAGGACCCGCTTGGGCCAACTCCCTCTTCGAAGACAATGCGGAGTTCGGATTCGGGATTCGCTTCGGGATCGACAAGAAAGCTCAGATGGCTCGGGAATATCTCGGCATGCTCGGCGGCACCGTCGGGGACAATCGAGTTCGCGACCTCCTCACCGCGCCACAGACCAACGACCGGGAAATTGCCGAACAACGGGCCCGTGTCTCGGATCTAAAAATCACCCTCTCCGGCAACACCGATCCTCGTGCGGTCGCCCTCATGCAACTCGCTGACTTTCTCGTGAAGAAGTCTGTGTGGTGCGTCGGTGGTGACGGATGGGCCTACGACATCGGATTCGGCGGCTTGGATCACGTGCTTGCCAGTGGGAAGAACATCAACGTTCTCGTTCTCGACACCGAAGTCTACTCCAACACAGGAGGCCAGGCCTCGAAATCAACCCCGATGGGGGCTGTCGCGAAGTTCGCCGCCGGCGGGAAGAGCCAGGGCAAGAAGGACCTCGGCCTCGTAGCAATGAGCTACGGACACATCTACGTCGCCTCCGTCGCCCTTGGTGCCAAGGACAAGCAAACCCTTGACGCAATCGCCGAGGCGGATGCCTATGACGGCCCGTCCTTGATTATTGCCTACAGCCACTGTGTTGGCCACGGCTACAATCTGAACTTCGGAATCGACCAGCAGAAGAAAGCAGTTCAGTCAGGCTACTGGCCCCTGTTCCGATTTGATCCGCGGCGTCCCGAAGGTGGAGAAACTCCACTACAAATGGATTCCAGTGCGCCGCGAATCGCCCTCAAGGACTACATCGAAAACGAAGTACGCTTCCGGATGTTGTTCAATTCCAATCCGGAACGAGCGAAGATGCTTCACGAGTCTGCGGAAGGAAACATCGCCCGCCGTTACGAGTACTACACCCACCTTGCTGGCTCAAAAACCGCAAAATAA